One Salvia splendens isolate huo1 chromosome 12, SspV2, whole genome shotgun sequence genomic window carries:
- the LOC121757921 gene encoding transcription factor bHLH139-like: MEAVEAFLDGEWDSLSKLFSFEESNSLMDCNTNNFLVDANVYNNNLDLDHHNHHIHDHASSFHYDHIDTSLFASNVPSFPGDLMGEILHLKAQMLCNDGMDNADVEPLQDSSKKRPRVARLAKANKARRGGKASKNDEEESVGVGVGCEGGDCNGNGSEESESKGSISTSTSTSSAKNRASKSPATDPQSLYARKRRERINERLRILQNLVPNGTKVDISTMLEEAVQYVKFLQLQIKLLSSDEMWMYAPIAYNGMDMGLYQRINAANL, encoded by the exons ATGGAGGCTGTTGAGGCTTTTCTTGATGGAGAATGGGATTCATTGAGCAAGCTATTTTCCTTTGAGGAATCTAATTCTTTGATGGATTGCAACACCAACAATTTCTTGGTTGATGCAAATGTGTACAACAACaatcttgatcttgatcatcATAATCATCATATTCATGATCATGCTAGTAGCTTCCATTATGATCATATTGACACGTCCCTTTTCGCCTCCAACGTCCCCTCCTTCCCCGGTGATCTCATGGGGGAGATCCTCCATTTGAAGGCGCAGATGCTTTGCAACGACGGGATGGACAATGCTGATGTAGAGCcacttcaagattcatcgaagaagaGGCCTCGTGTGGCTAGACTG GCGAAGGCGAATAAGGCGAGGAGAGGTGGGAAAGCAAGCAAGAATGATGAAGAAGAGagtgttggtgttggtgttggaTGTGAGGGGGGTGATTGTAATGGCAATGGCTCGGAGGAGTCTGAGTCGAAGGGGTCAATATCCACGTCCACGTCCACATCGTCGGCCAAGAACAGGGCTAGCAAGAGCCCAGCAACTGATCCACAAAGCCTCTATGCAAGG aaaagaagagaaaggaTTAATGAAAGGTTGAGAATCTTGCAGAATCTTGTGCCCAATGGAACAAAG GTTGATATTAGCACAATGCTGGAAGAGGCAGTCCAATATGTCAAGTTTCTGCAGCTACAAATCaag TTGCTAAGCTCTGATGAAATGTGGATGTATGCTCCAATTGCTTACAATGGGATGGACATGGGACTTTATCAGAGGATTAATGCTGCAAATTTATGA